Below is a genomic region from Schistocerca cancellata isolate TAMUIC-IGC-003103 chromosome 12, iqSchCanc2.1, whole genome shotgun sequence.
tggcacaacttgacaagaagatgggaccggttggtaggacatgttctgaggcatcaagggatcacaaatttagcattggagggcagcgtggagggtaaaaatcgaagagagagaccaagagatgaatacactaagcagattcagaaggatgtaggttgcagtagatactgggagatgaagaagcttgcacaggatagagtagcatggtgagctacatcaaagcagtctcaggactgaagaccacaacaacaacagctgccaCTATTTTCACCAAATTTTAAACAACACTTCCTGCATTTGAGAACAATCTTCCTCTTATATGTATGCATCAAATATAAACAACAAGTGATATCTCTCATCTCATATGCTATAATCACACATTTCGTTTTCTGATAGCACTGTGACACTTTATCGAAGGCTTCCCATAACTTAATAAATAACACAAGTCTGACCTCACTAGGTACTCTCTTCTTAACCTGAAGAATTTTTTGTGTGTGACAAGTAACAAACTAAATAAAAAGTAGTAGTTAATCATACAAGGTGATAAATAAAAGTGTTAAGATAATTGAAATTCCAAGGTGGAAAAAGCACACAAAAATGAGGAAAGCAAGTTACCAGTAGCAACCCTGTTTATTAAAGCCCATGAAGTATATAGTGGCTGACAGGGGAAAGAGCACTAATGTTTGCTGCTTTGTGTTTTCTTACCACTTTTTGATGTACGTGTAAGTTTAATGGAGTCAAGCCACCAATACCTGACATCAGTTTTATCCTATGCTATAATGGTGTTGTGGCATGTGACAGCATACATGGGTAAAAATTTACAAAGGGCTGTTGGGGAAGTCTAAGACGGCGAAACAGATGAATTGTGAGtcaatgtttcattttttttctttttcatggggCTAGGGAGGTGGGTGGCTGAAGATAAGTGATTAGTTTGTATTGTCAAAGTAATAACACATTTGCTCTTAATCATACATGCATAGGTGTTGCCAACATCTGTGCATGGACAGCCCATTGTAAACTTTAGCCCATAcatgtaaaagagaaagagagtagAACAATGACAATATTATTATGCATCTATATTATTTTTCTGAATGTAAGCTGTAGTGACAAATACATCTgtgacaaaaaaaggttcaaatagctctgagcactgtgcgacttaacttctgaggtcatcagtcgcctagaatgcagaactaattaaacctaactaacctaaggacatcacacacatccatgcccgaggtaggattcgaacctgcgaccggagaggtcgctcggctccagactgtagcacctagaaccacacggccactccggccggcatctgtgACAAAGCCCAAAGTATTGGATAGGTTAAAAACTGACAATCATCAGTtgacaaagccaaaaaatgtgaatAAGTAACCTTCGCTGCAGCGACATACTGGTCTGTAGCATTGGCCAAGGTTGAAAGGTGACAATGTGGTTTGGAATTTGCAATCTGCATTGCAGATTTCAGTTAATCTGCTTCAAGTTCTTGGTATCCTAATTATCTTAGACATTAAAATAAAGAACTAGCTCATCAAAAATAAGATAATGAGTTTATGAGTACAGCTGTGATGACCAGGGTGGGATGGCATACTAACCTGCAACCTACTTAGGCGACTCGACCATAGGAAGCCAGGAGGAAGACAATGTATGGCATGGATCAGGTCTATCACATTCCGGACTGCACTCAGAACTTCGCGTCGTCTCTTTGCTGCCATTACAACTGCATCCCTGTTGATTACATCACAGGCTGACATTTACTAGCAGTTGTGAAGGAACAaaaatgtttcattgtcaatgtcttGTACATACAGCACACATGCACAGCAACCaaaacattcttcaaaaataaaagaaaccatGTTTCATGTTTCAAAGTCTTTCTGCATGTATGGATTGTCTATGAAGAAGAGAGATAATTAACTAGGTTTTCTAATTTGCTGGATACTTACTTGTGCTCGGAGTCTACTTCCTTCAGAGACTTTTTTCGCTTATTCATATTTTTGATGGTTCTAAGTGACCTGCATTGTTTAAAGAAAGGACAGGGTTAGTACAATTTTCTTCGCAGGCAGTAGTACACTAACAGATGGAATGCATAGAGAAGACACTGTTCCACAAGACAAAACGTGCAACACCTTGTACAAGTAAATAGTTTGAGTTACACTACTACTGACACAGGACTTCTCTTCTTGATTAAAACTTTTATTTGTGTTCCTTCTAGTACTTACTTCATCAGTGACAAGGCCAGTGAGATAACCCAGCACCAAGTGCTACATACAGCCCATGGTTCACTCCGAACATTAATGTAGTTGTTATCTGCCAGCCACTCTATGTGTTCAATTGGAAAGAACGCTTGATCTACCAAATTCCTGAGCACATTGACAAATCTGAGATAGACATCACGTTCCTAAAATGCAGTGGTTAGAGTTTCAGTCAGCATCTGTTTCCAAATAAATTTCATGAGAGTGGAATTAAATAATATATATACTAACCTGCGCACCAAGACCATACTCCAGTGTACAACTTAGTTGTGGGAAGTCATCGAACAGCCTTAATATAACACGACAGTTACTCAGTTGACTGCcgaaagaatttaatttttccgATGCAGATTCCGATTTCACCAATGCAGATGTAAGTTTAGCGGCGTAACATAGCGTCCTTATCATTTTGTCTTTTCCAGTGGGAGTCTCCAAAAACTCTGCTATTTCGGACACGCTCATTGTAGCCTTTCGTCGCAGCACCGAATTCCTAAGCTGTAGACAGTTAACGGTACTCTTGAACACCTTGTGATATCGTTCACATTATTGGAATGCCTACGTAGGTAAGCACCAAGGTTAAATTCCGTAAAGACTTGGAAAAGCAAGGCCGTATCATTGACAACAAAGACATCTTTGGAACACGCGTACTTCGCGTTACTATGGTAACGATGCGCAGATATCAGAGATATTATTGTGAAATCATGTGTCGAAAGGTGGGCGAATGGAAGATCTTCAGGTGCAAGATCATTtatgttatttaattttgtgttagtAAATCTTCATTACTTTAGCACATAAACACGGTGGAAAATAAGACGTCATGTCATCCACTTACGACGCttggacatacaattaaaaaatcTCGTTCAGCGTGTGGAACAGACGCAGTCGTCTTGATCCCATGAGAGGTAAATTATAAAAGGCTAGGATTCTGATTGAATCCTGAAAAAATAGTGAAGAAAATAATGTCATGGCACGCTAAATGTTGTGTGTAGAAGAAAATACTACGGGCTCTTCCTGCGTTTAGCAGCTGTGTATTTTGCGTTTAAGGTTATGTGGGATTTGAACTTTGAAGACGGAACATCTAGTTAAGTGATATGATTTTTCGCAGCATTATGCTGCGTTCAGTTTCTATGTCTAGTTGGCGCGGATTGCTAAGAGCAACTGCTCTGCCTTTGACGAGGCTTTCTAGTTCCTCGGCAACGGCAGCAACTGGCCCCGTTGCAGTCCCTTGCGAAGCCGAAGACACATCAGATAAGGTACGTTCCGTAAGACCGTAAAACATTTATTAGCTATCAAGAAATCAATCTCTCTGGTgtaatattaatataataatatcaGTCCATGTTCACCAGTGCCTGTGCTATATGTAGCAACCAGAACACCATTAGCTGTGTATGTTAGTTTTATTTAGGCCTAATTGCAACCGGTTTCGGTGATGGAGTCCGCAATCTTCAGGCCCTTCTGAGATACACCTATTGTTGAAGTTGATTGCCGCCGTCACAAGATAAAGCTGATGAAGGTAACAGTAGCAATCTACTTCAACAAGAGATGCATCCCAGAAGGGGCTTGAAGATGGTGGATTGTATCACTGAAACTTGATGCTAATACACATAGTTGATGGTGTTATTGTTGCTATGCTGAATGAAACAAGTGCTGTCCCATTTCTTATTACAAGATGGATGTACAGAAATACCAATGCTAGTACACTGTTTTTCTACACATGTACATCATCAGATAACATCCCCTCTGTGAACACCATTCTTAGGTCTCTAGTGCCTTGTGTACCCTTTTTGAACACGTTCGTGTAAAAATCATACAGACATTTAGCTGTAATTCCTCTTAAACCATCATATTCCTCTTCTGTACCTATTTCCCATGTCTATTGGGATCAGTTCTCCTAGTCTTGTTACACTATTCTGAATTCGCCATACATAAATGTTTTTACAGTTGTGTAATTTATTTCTGCAGTTAGTGTTTTATGTTTGCAACTATTACATTCAGTATAGTCTAATAACAGGTATATTAGGGGATTATGTGTAGTCTGGACCTGTTATCAATATACCTAGTTTCGTACATTGTCCCAAGAATATTTTATGATGTACTGTACACCAGAG
It encodes:
- the LOC126109869 gene encoding peroxisomal membrane protein 11C, with amino-acid sequence MSVSEIAEFLETPTGKDKMIRTLCYAAKLTSALVKSESASEKLNSFGSQLSNCRVILRLFDDFPQLSCTLEYGLGAQERDVYLRFVNVLRNLVDQAFFPIEHIEWLADNNYINVRSEPWAVCSTWCWVISLALSLMKSLRTIKNMNKRKKSLKEVDSEHKDAVVMAAKRRREVLSAVRNVIDLIHAIHCLPPGFLWSSRLSRLQVGTVGTLSSLLGLYMAVTSFRANRA